The Sulfurimonas sp. HSL3-2 genome segment AAGGAAAAGTGGTCATTCCTAAGCAAAAAGAGCTTGATGAAGGACCTAAACAGGAGATCGTCACTGAGTTTGCATTACAGATCGGTTCATTTGTAAATATAGACGGTGCGATACGAACACAAAAGAAATATGATGGTCTGGATGGATACAAAACTATCATAAAAGATGTAGATGCAGGGGATAAAAGAGTTTTCAAAGTATGGCTTAAAGGTTTCCAAAGTGAGGCCGAAGCAAGAGATTATAAAGCAAATGGACCATTTGCAAGTTCATTTATAGTAAAGGAATAAAATATGATTAGCAAGACAAGAAAAACAAAAGAAACTGATATTACCATCTCTTTAGAGCTTTACGGAGAAGGGAAGAGCACTATAAATACGGGTGTTGGCTTTTTAGACCATATGCTTGAAAGCTTTGCTAAGCACTCATTGATCGACTTGGAGATCGCATGTAACGGCGATGTTCACATAGATGATCACCACAGTGTAGAAGATGTAGCTATCGTACTCGGTTCACTTTTAGCAGATTCTATTTATCCTGTTAAAAAACTGGAGCGTTTTGGAAATGCAAGTGTTGTCATGGATGAAGCATGTGTAAGCTGTGATATAGATCTTAGCAACCGTCCTTTTTTAGTGTATGAACTTGATCTTGCAGGCAAAGTAGGAAGCTTTGATACCGAACTTGTCGAAGAGTTCTTCAGAGCATTGATATTTAATGCAAAGATAAGTGCTCATATCATTCAGCAACGCGGGAAAAATAAGCACCACATCATAGAAGCTTCTTTTAAAGCTTTAGCCGTAGCTCTTCGCCGTGCAACGACGATAAATGAGAGAGTAGGGATACCTAGCACTAAAGACGTTTTATGATCAAGCTTATAGTTTTAGATGTTGACGGATGTATGACAGACGGCGGAATAATATATTCAAACAGTGCCGAAGAGACTAAAAAATTTAATGTAAAAGACGGTTTTGCGATAGTAAACTGGAGAAAACTCGGCGGGGAACTGGCGATTATCACCGGAAGAAAATCGAAAATAGTCGAAAATAGAGCCGCAGAGCTTGGTATCAAGTATCTGTTTCAAAATGTAAAAGATAAAAAAGCTACTTTAGTGAAGCTTTTGGAAGATATCAATATCTCTGCCGATGAAGTCGCTGCTATCGGAGATGATCTAAACGACTACAATCTTCTCTCTTATGTAGGAAAAAGCTTTACTCCTAATGACGGGGTAGATAAGGTCAAAGAGATCGTCGATTGCGTATTGACTCGAAAAGGCGGAGATGCCGCAGTGAGAGAGATGATAGAGATCGTTTTAGAAGAGAATGGACAGTTAGAACAGTTTATGGAACTTTGGATATGAATATAAACTTCTATTTTATCTATATATCTGTGGGACTTGCCATGATATATATATTTTTTAACCCTATGAAACTGGAAAAATTCGATAAAGGTGAGATCGCTCAGCTTGAACTGGCGAATTTCACTATATACGATTTGGACGAAAAGGGATTAAAAAGTGTATTTAACGGCTCAAAAGGCTATAGATATTCAAATAGATATGAAGTTTTTGATATAAACTATACGGATAATTCAAAAGAGTATATAGCAAACATCACGTCTGATTTCGGTGTTTATAAGGATTATGTAGTCAATATGTACGGTAATCTGGTCTATAAAAGAGCGGACGGATTGACATATAAGAGTGATGATGGAAACTATAATCAAAAAACAGGTGTCCTAAGAACAGAAGGTAAATATATTTCATATAGAAATAGTGATAAAATTACAGGAAAGAACTTGATGTATGACAGTAAACACGGTCATGCGACTTCAAAAAATGTATTTGCAATATATCAATTAAAAAATAGTGAGAAATTATGAAAATAAAAACAGTTTTTGCTCTACTTTTATCGTCAAGTGTACTATTTGGCAATGAATTAAAAGTCACTGCCGATTCTTTCGACGGTGATGAGAAGAAGGGGATCGCTATATTTCAAGGTGATGTCAAGATAAAAAGAGGCGTTGATGAACTCAATGCATCAAAAGTTACGATCTATACCGATGAAAAGCATGAACCTATCAAGATGGTAGCTGAGGGGAATGTATCCTTCTTTGTAAAGACGGATAACAACTCGACATACACAGGACAGGCACAAAAAACGATCTATCTGCCAAAGATAAAAGAGTATCAGTTCTATACAAACGTACATCTGCGCCAGATAAATGAAAAAAAACAGATCGACGGTGACAAAGTCATATTAAATACGATAGACGGAAAAGCTATCGCACAAGGTGCAAATAAAGAGCCTGTTATCATGATATTTAATATCAAAGATAAAAATGAGAGTAATTAATGGTTGATATAGTAGAAGCAAAATTCATAACATCGGCTCCAAGTATAGATAAAGCACCGCCTGCAGACGAGCAAAATGAGGTCGTCTTTATGGCCAGGTCAAATGCCGGTAAAAGCTCGCTTTTAAATGCTCTTACAAACCATAAGGGACTTGCAAAAGTTTCTTCAACACCGGGTAAGACCAGACTTATCAACTATTTTGACGTGACATTTTTAGATAGAGATATCAACGAAAAAAGATATGCAAGATTTGTCGACCTTCCGGGTTTTGGATATGCAAAAGTTTCAAAATCTATGAAATACGACTGGGAAAAAAACTTAACGGACTATATAGCACAAAGAGCGCAGATAAAACTTTTTATCCATCTTATAGACTGCCGTCATCCTGAGCTTGATATCGATGTCGATGTGGCAGATTTTTTACTCAACGTTGCGAATGAATCGCAGATAATCTTAACGGTATTTACAAAAATAGATAAATTAAACCAAAAAGAGCAGAGTGCACTTCGTAGAAAGTTCCCCGATGCTTTGATGGTCTCAAGCAGTAAAAAACGCGGTATCGGCAAACTTGTGTCTGAGATATATGAGATATTACAAGAGGAGATCATTGATGATAACATATAGAAAAGCATCTCTAAATGATATTGCGTCTATGCAGGCACTTATACAGCCTGAGGTCGATTCAGGTATTATCCTTGCAAGAAGTAATGATGAGATCGCGACGAATATCAGGTCTTATATGCTTGCATATGAAGGTGATAAGCTTGTAGGATTCTGTGCTTTACATGTACACTCTCCGGCATTGGCTGAGATCAGATCATTGATCGTAAGAGAGGAATACCGATCACATAATATCGGTTCAGAGATCGTTAGAAAATGTTTGGAAGAGGCAAAAAACTTAGGTTTAAAACAGGTCTTGGCATTGACATATAAACAAAGTTTCTTTGAAAAACTAGGATTTACAGAAATTCCAAAAGAGTCATTGCCTGATCATAAGATATGGGCTGATTGTATTAAATGTAAGCACTTTCCGGTATGCAACGAAATATCACTAATAAAAAATATTTAAATATATTCATATATTTAATACTATTTTTAATATATGAAAGCTTAAGCAGTATATATCTTTTTTTACCGCCGCTGTTTGCTGTCTTGTTCGTTATCTTTATAAATGCGATCAAAGATGAAGATACGGTAGTACTGCTTGCAGCATCGATGGCTTTAGTCCTGCTTGAGGCCCAAAAAGACTATATACTCTTTAGTTCGATTGTGTATTTTACTTTTGTATATCGATTTTTAGTCTTAAAACTTGACAAAAATATACAGTGTACGAACTGTATCAAATTTTTACTGGTCTTGATAGCATACATAGGGTACTACCTGTTTGCATTGATACTATCACAAATATTTTTACTGAATCAACCGGAACTTAGTCTTTATGTGATCTACTATATCGTGATCGAATTTATTATCATACTGATCTTTCAAGACTGGAATTCAAAAGGGACATGGTTTGAGGCTTAAAATAATACTGCTTATCTTTACCGTTGCGTGGATATCTCTAATTGTAAGAGTATTTTACCTAGCGATCCAGCATAATGATTATTATGAAGATCTATCGGATAAAAATACGATCAAAACAGAGCTTATAGCACCTGTACGTGGTGAAATACTAGATAGAAACAACAACCCTATAGCGATCAATAAACTTGGATTTAAGATAGAGATCGCTCCGCATCTAAGCAGTAAAAAAAATATGGCTACGCTGGATGAAGAGCTTGATGCACTGGTTAAGTATATACCTGCACTTGATAAAGCGAAGATGAAAAAGGAGTATATTAAAAATGACTCCTATTATAATCAAGACTATATAGAGGTCGCCAGTTTTATATCATATAAAGATATCATGCCTGTCTATTCTATTTTAAATCTGAGAGAAAATATTCATATCATCTCGGCACCGAAACGTTTTTATCCATATAGCGACACTGCTTCACACATCATAGGTTATGTATCTAATGCCAATCAAAACGACATAGACAGAGACCCTCTGCTTTCTATCATAGGCTCGGTCGGAAAGAACGGGATAGAACGCTACTACAATACTTTTTTAGAGGGTGAAGCCGGAGAGAGAAAAGTAAAAGTCAGTGCGAAAAACGAGGAGATCCAAGAGTTGTATCATAAGAACCCCGTAGAAAATCGCAAACTTATACTTTCTATAGATATGAATCTGCAAAAGTATATATCCGACATGTTTAAAGATGAATCGGGTGCCGTTATCGTCATGGATGTAAACGGTGCGGTCTTAGCAGCAGGAAGCTTTCCGGAATATGATCTAAACACATTCGTTTCTGGAATATCGACAGAGAGATGGAAAGAACTTATCGAAGATATCGACGCTCCGTTTACAAATAAGCTTATAAACGGTCTGTATCCTCCTGGTTCTGTTGTCAAGATAGGTCTCGGGCTGATCTTTATCACTACAACTTTAAACGAAAGATGGGGAGTCAACTGTACCGGCAGCTATGTGGTTTCAAACCGTAACTTTAGATGTTGGAAAAAAGATGGGCATGGGCATACGGACATAAGAAAGGCTATCAGAGAGAGCTGTGATGATTATTTTTATAAGGCGAGTGTCAATACCGGTATAGAAACGATGAGTAAGGGGATGCTCAGATACGGTCTGGGTGAAAAAACAGGCATCGACCTGCCAAATGAGTTTATCGGTACGATTCCCAGCCGTGAGTGGAAAAGAAAAAAATACAACCAGGCCTGGTATATCGGAGAGACTTTAAATACGGCGATCGGACAGGGTGACTTTTTGGTCACGCCGATGCAGGTAGCTCAGCTTACGGCACTGATCGCGACGGGAAAACTTGTTACTCCGCATGTAGCCCAAAAAGTAGGTGACGAAGAGATAAAACCTGAGTTTAGAGATGTTCTGAGCGATATTGAAAAGAAAAAGATAGGTATCATCAGACAGGGGATGTATGATGTTTGTAACGCCGATCACGGTACGGCTACACCGTTTTTACATACAAAAGTCAGGCTTGCAGGTAAAACAGGTACTGCACAGGTCGTAGGGATCTCTCAAGAGACTAAAAAAAGACTTCAAGAACATGAGATGAAGTACTACACACGTTCACATGCGTGGCTTACGACTTACGGACCCTATAAAAATCCTCAGTATATAGTCACTGTTCTAGTCGAGCACGGCGGGCATGGTGGACATGCTGCAGGGGATATCGTGTCTAAGATATACGATAAACTTTTACAAGACGGGTATATAAAAAAATAATCTATGAAGATATGAAGTAGATATATTTACGTATGACTCTGTTTTGAGTCATGCAATAATATATCTATTTGTATGACCTACAAAAACGCGTTAAACGAGTTTTGCAGGAACAGAGCAAGGATAATAAGTAAAAATATTGCTCCTGCTTTGTTATAGAGTCTGTTTGCAATGATAAATAGAAGCGTAAAAGATGCTGCGACTAAAATCATGATATCAAAGAAGTTGTTCTGCAGATTCACAGCAAGTGGATGCAACAGTGATGCACCTCCAAGAACCATAGAGAAGTTTGCGACGTTCGAGCCGATGATATTTCCGACGCTTAGGTCTGCATTGCCTTTTTTGATCGCTACAAGAGATACTACAAGTTCAGGTAAGCTTGTCCCCAGTGATATCAATAGTAGACCGATGATCCATTCACTCACACCGAATGTTCTGGCGATATTTGAACCGCTCTCGATCACAAAGTTTGCACCGCCGATTACAAATATGAAACCTACGGCGAGCAGGGCGATAGATTTAAACCAGTTGAACTTCTCTTTTGTCAGTTCTTCGTCGATACTGCCGTCTAATTCACTTTTAGCATGCGTAAACAGAAATGTAAGATACGATACCATCATCAGTACAAATAAAAATCCGTCGAATCTTCCTACTTCACCGTCTTGGATCATCAGTAAGAACACTATAACAGGAACTACGACCCAAGCGCTGTCGATAGAAAACAGATCTCTTTTTGGATTCATCTTCTTTGCTATAAAAAACACGATTCCTAAGATAAGCGTGATGTTAAAAGTCACGCTTCCGATCACATTTGCTACTGCCATATCACTTTTTCCTGTGTATGAAGCCATCATAGATGCCGCCATCTCAGGCAGTGACGTCCCAAAAGCCACCAACGTAGCACCGATCACGAAGTGTGATATATTGTAATGAAGAGCTATTCTTTCTGATTCTCTTATTATGAAATCTGCTCCGTATATAAGAGCGGCCATAGATATTATAAATATAATAAAATCCATTATTATCCTTCTGTTCTGACAATTAAACTGTCTGGTAAGTTGTATGCTTTGATGATCTCACTCTCTTTTTGACGCATCTCGCCGTTGTCGACTTCATGGTCAAATCCGAGGATATGAAGCAATCCGTGTATAAAAAGAAGTGTAAACTCTTCATTTACAGTGTGGTTAAACTTCAAAGAGGCCTTTTCTACATAGTCATATGAGATCACGATACTTCCTAAAGGGGAGAAGGGCATATCGTCATACGGAAAACTGAGGACATCGGTAGGTGAATCTATACCTCTGAACTCTTTATTGATCGCATGTATCTCTTCATTGTTTGTGAGAACGAGCTCTATCTCTTTGTCTGTAAGGCTTTTTGCTATCGATTCGACCATAGTCAAATCAAAATTATGCGGTGTTCTGTTATCAAAATCAATCATATGGAATTATATCGAAGAAGAGTTGTAAATGCAGTTACAGATAGAAGACTATCTGTAAAAAATTATGCTAATAGATCTAAACTTTGACCTAAACCTGTTTTTTGGGCTGTAGACTCTTGTAGCCTTGCGTCTTGAACATTACTGTTTTGAACAGCAGCGCTATCTAAAACATCCATAACAGCTCTTGCGTCAACTTCTTGACTTTTTTTCATAGCATACATTTGTGCTTCAACCGGAGCATTTGAACTTGTAATAGCGTCCATAATTTACCCTTTAACTATATATTTGCACACTTATATATCGACCAAATAGAAATAAATATTAAAAATAAAACCTTATATGATACTATTACAATATGAAGAGAAGAAAGTTTATTGCCTATTCTGTCGTCCTGTTTAGCTCTACGGTGTTTGCCAAAGAGATAAATTCGTACGCCTTACATGTAACTATACTAAAAGAGCCGTATCAGACCATATCTCAAGTTATAGACGATCTTTTTACTCCCAGCGTTGGGATGCCGAGCCCTCACTCTTTAAATGTCGTAGGTTTTTTAAAAGCCGTTATGCGGGACAAAAGAGTCACAAAAGAGAGAAAAGAGTTTATTTTAAACGGTGTAGAGTGGTTGAACCAAACAGCGCAGAATCACTATATAAAAAACTATATAGTACTTTCATCGGATCAACGACAGGAACTGCTAAAAAAGATATCGCAAAAGCAGTGGGGCGACAATTGGCTGTGGTATCTTATGAACTACACATTTGAAGCGATGTTCAGCGATCCTGTTTACGGCGCTAACATCGATAAGATCGGATGGCAGTGGCTTGAGTATAAACCCGGGCTTCCACAACCTCCAAAGGTAAACAGATATGTATGATGTATGTATAATCGGAAGCGGTGCAGGCGGTGCTCCCATCGCTTATGAGCTTTCTCGTGCCGGCAAAAAAGTATTGGTTCTTGAAAAGGGCAGGTACTACACGGAAAAAGATTTTTTCAAAGATGAACTTGCCGTGTCAAGAAGAGATATCTATACACCGCCGCTTGATGAGCAGCAGCATGTCATAGAAACGCGAAACAATGATGGAGAGTGGGAAGCCATTGAAGGAAGAAAAAGCGGCTGGAACTTCTGGAACGGATCGATGGTAGGGGGCTCATCAAACCTTATGAGCGGATACTTTCACCGTATGAAGCCAAACGACTTTCAACCGGCTTCCGTCTACCCGAAGATAGAGGGTGCTAACGTAGTCGACTGGATGATCGAGTATAAGGATCTGGAACCCTACTATGATAAGGTGGAAAAAGTCGTAGGTGTTTCCGGGCATGTGGTTCAACATCCGTTTTTAGAACCCCGTTCATCGGCCGAGTACCCGTTTAAACCTACCTGGGAGCATCCTATTGCATTTTGGTTCGATGCAGCATGTAAAAAGCTTGGATTTTACTCCATACCTACGGCACGTGCGGTTCTTCCGTATGATGCACTCGAACGAAAAGGGTGCTCATACTCAAACTTTTGCGGCAGCTACGGATGCGCGACAGGAGCAAAGGGCAATGCCCGTTCGGCTCTTTTAGACAAGGCTTTAAAGACGGGAAACTGTACGATTTTAAGCGATTCATTCGTATATAAGATAGAGAGTGACGAGAAAAAAGCGACAA includes the following:
- the lptA gene encoding lipopolysaccharide transport periplasmic protein LptA codes for the protein MKIKTVFALLLSSSVLFGNELKVTADSFDGDEKKGIAIFQGDVKIKRGVDELNASKVTIYTDEKHEPIKMVAEGNVSFFVKTDNNSTYTGQAQKTIYLPKIKEYQFYTNVHLRQINEKKQIDGDKVILNTIDGKAIAQGANKEPVIMIFNIKDKNESN
- the ybeY gene encoding rRNA maturation RNase YbeY, whose translation is MIDFDNRTPHNFDLTMVESIAKSLTDKEIELVLTNNEEIHAINKEFRGIDSPTDVLSFPYDDMPFSPLGSIVISYDYVEKASLKFNHTVNEEFTLLFIHGLLHILGFDHEVDNGEMRQKESEIIKAYNLPDSLIVRTEG
- the hisB gene encoding imidazoleglycerol-phosphate dehydratase HisB — protein: MISKTRKTKETDITISLELYGEGKSTINTGVGFLDHMLESFAKHSLIDLEIACNGDVHIDDHHSVEDVAIVLGSLLADSIYPVKKLERFGNASVVMDEACVSCDIDLSNRPFLVYELDLAGKVGSFDTELVEEFFRALIFNAKISAHIIQQRGKNKHHIIEASFKALAVALRRATTINERVGIPSTKDVL
- a CDS encoding LPS export ABC transporter periplasmic protein LptC, which gives rise to MNINFYFIYISVGLAMIYIFFNPMKLEKFDKGEIAQLELANFTIYDLDEKGLKSVFNGSKGYRYSNRYEVFDINYTDNSKEYIANITSDFGVYKDYVVNMYGNLVYKRADGLTYKSDDGNYNQKTGVLRTEGKYISYRNSDKITGKNLMYDSKHGHATSKNVFAIYQLKNSEKL
- a CDS encoding N-acetyltransferase: MITYRKASLNDIASMQALIQPEVDSGIILARSNDEIATNIRSYMLAYEGDKLVGFCALHVHSPALAEIRSLIVREEYRSHNIGSEIVRKCLEEAKNLGLKQVLALTYKQSFFEKLGFTEIPKESLPDHKIWADCIKCKHFPVCNEISLIKNI
- the mrdA gene encoding penicillin-binding protein 2, producing MRLKIILLIFTVAWISLIVRVFYLAIQHNDYYEDLSDKNTIKTELIAPVRGEILDRNNNPIAINKLGFKIEIAPHLSSKKNMATLDEELDALVKYIPALDKAKMKKEYIKNDSYYNQDYIEVASFISYKDIMPVYSILNLRENIHIISAPKRFYPYSDTASHIIGYVSNANQNDIDRDPLLSIIGSVGKNGIERYYNTFLEGEAGERKVKVSAKNEEIQELYHKNPVENRKLILSIDMNLQKYISDMFKDESGAVIVMDVNGAVLAAGSFPEYDLNTFVSGISTERWKELIEDIDAPFTNKLINGLYPPGSVVKIGLGLIFITTTLNERWGVNCTGSYVVSNRNFRCWKKDGHGHTDIRKAIRESCDDYFYKASVNTGIETMSKGMLRYGLGEKTGIDLPNEFIGTIPSREWKRKKYNQAWYIGETLNTAIGQGDFLVTPMQVAQLTALIATGKLVTPHVAQKVGDEEIKPEFRDVLSDIEKKKIGIIRQGMYDVCNADHGTATPFLHTKVRLAGKTGTAQVVGISQETKKRLQEHEMKYYTRSHAWLTTYGPYKNPQYIVTVLVEHGGHGGHAAGDIVSKIYDKLLQDGYIKK
- a CDS encoding HAD-IIIA family hydrolase, coding for MIKLIVLDVDGCMTDGGIIYSNSAEETKKFNVKDGFAIVNWRKLGGELAIITGRKSKIVENRAAELGIKYLFQNVKDKKATLVKLLEDINISADEVAAIGDDLNDYNLLSYVGKSFTPNDGVDKVKEIVDCVLTRKGGDAAVREMIEIVLEENGQLEQFMELWI
- a CDS encoding calcium/sodium antiporter; protein product: MDFIIFIISMAALIYGADFIIRESERIALHYNISHFVIGATLVAFGTSLPEMAASMMASYTGKSDMAVANVIGSVTFNITLILGIVFFIAKKMNPKRDLFSIDSAWVVVPVIVFLLMIQDGEVGRFDGFLFVLMMVSYLTFLFTHAKSELDGSIDEELTKEKFNWFKSIALLAVGFIFVIGGANFVIESGSNIARTFGVSEWIIGLLLISLGTSLPELVVSLVAIKKGNADLSVGNIIGSNVANFSMVLGGASLLHPLAVNLQNNFFDIMILVAASFTLLFIIANRLYNKAGAIFLLIILALFLQNSFNAFL
- the yihA gene encoding ribosome biogenesis GTP-binding protein YihA/YsxC, which produces MVDIVEAKFITSAPSIDKAPPADEQNEVVFMARSNAGKSSLLNALTNHKGLAKVSSTPGKTRLINYFDVTFLDRDINEKRYARFVDLPGFGYAKVSKSMKYDWEKNLTDYIAQRAQIKLFIHLIDCRHPELDIDVDVADFLLNVANESQIILTVFTKIDKLNQKEQSALRRKFPDALMVSSSKKRGIGKLVSEIYEILQEEIIDDNI
- a CDS encoding gluconate 2-dehydrogenase subunit 3 family protein; translation: MKRRKFIAYSVVLFSSTVFAKEINSYALHVTILKEPYQTISQVIDDLFTPSVGMPSPHSLNVVGFLKAVMRDKRVTKERKEFILNGVEWLNQTAQNHYIKNYIVLSSDQRQELLKKISQKQWGDNWLWYLMNYTFEAMFSDPVYGANIDKIGWQWLEYKPGLPQPPKVNRYV